A genomic region of Capra hircus breed San Clemente chromosome 19, ASM170441v1, whole genome shotgun sequence contains the following coding sequences:
- the CYGB gene encoding cytoglobin — MEKVPGEMEIERRERSEELSEAERKAVQATWARLYANCEDVGVAILVRFFVNFPSAKQYFSQFKHMEEPLEMERSPQLRKHACRVMGALNTVVENLHDPEKVSSVLALVGKAHALKHKVEPVYFKILSGVILEVISEEFASDFPPETQRAWAKLRGLIYSHVTAAYKEVGWVQQVPNATTPPATLPSSGP, encoded by the exons ATGGAGAAAGTGCCCGGAGAGATGGAGATTGAGCGCAGGGAGCGGAGCGAGGAGCTGTCCGAGGCGGAGAGGAAGGCGGTGCAGGCGACGTGGGCCCGGCTCTATGCCAACTGCGAGGACGTGGGGGTGGCCATCCTGGTGAG GTTCTTTGTGAACTTCCCATCGGCCAAGCAGTACTTCAGCCAGTTCAAGCACATGGAGGAGCCCCTGGAAATGGAGCGGAGCCCGCAGCTGCGGAAGCATGCCTGCCGGGTCATGGGGGCCCTCAACACGGTGGTGGAGAACCTGCACGACCCCGAGAAGGTGTCCTCTGTGCTCGCCCTGGTGGGCAAAGCCCACGCCCTCAAGCACAAGGTGGAGCCCGTGTACTTCAAG ATCCTCTCTGGAGTCATCCTGGAGGTGATCTCTGAGGAATTTGCCAGTGACTTCCCCCCTGAGACGCAGAGAGCCTGGGCCAAGCTTCGTGGTCTCATCTACAGCCACGTGACCGCTGCCTACAAGGAAGTGGGCTGGGTACAGCAGGTCCCCAACGCCACCAC CCCACCGGCCACACTGCCCTCTTCGGGGCCATAG